Within Methyloversatilis discipulorum, the genomic segment CATCGGTCGGGACTTACTTGCCCGGTTCGCCGACGAAGATTTCGACGCGGCGGTTCTTGGCGCGGCCGGCTTCGCTGCCGTTGTCGGCCAGCGGTTCGTGCGAGCCGCGGCCATCGATCACGATACGCGACGACGCGACGCCGCGGTCGGCCAGATAGTTGCGTGCGCTGGCCGCGCGATTGACCGACAGCGGATCGTTTACTGCGTCGCTGCCGGTACTGTCGGTGTGACCGATGATGCGCACCGAGGTGGTCGGGTTGGCGTTCAGCGTCTGCGCGAAGCGGTCGAGCACCGGGCGGAAGTTCGGCTTGATGTCGGCGCGGCCGACGTCGAAGGAGATGTCGCTCGGGATTTCGAGCTTCAGCTGGTTGTCGGCGGTCTGCACGACATCGACGCCGGTGCCGGCAGTGGCCTGTTCCATCGCCCGCTTCTGCTCTTCCATCTTCTGCGACCAGATGTAGGTGCCGATGCCGCCGACCGCGGCGCCGATCAGCGCACCGCTGCGCGTGGCGCCACCGCTGCCGCCGACCGCACTGCCCAGCGCCGCGCCGGCGGCCGCACCGACGCCGGTGCCTATCGTGGTCCGCTTCTGCGTTTCGGTCATGTTGGCGCAGCCGGTGGCGACGAGGGCGCCGGCCGTCAGCAGGATGAGTGTCTTTTTCATGATGTGTGCTCTCCGGTGTGCGGGCCGCGTCCGACGCGGCGCCGAGTTGTTCGTGCGCGCGGCGCGGCGCATCACTGCTGCCGTACGTCGCGAGTGCACTGCATCAGTCTCGGTGATTCCGATACGTGTCCGTGTAAGACAACGCGCACGCCCGATGTACGCACGCGCCGACGTCGGGTCGCGCCTCAGCGTCCTTCGTCGAAATGCGGTCCCGCGCCTTCACCGGCCAGCGCGTCCTGCGCGTTACGCAGCGGACAGGCCTTCAGCGACAGGCAGCCGCAGCCGATGCAGCCATCAAGCTGGTCGCGCAACTGCGTGAGCGTCCGGATGCGTGCGTCCAGCTCCTGCTGCCAGCGCGCCGACAGGCGGCGCCAGTCGGCAACGGTGGGCGTGCGTCGGTTCGGCAACGCCTGCAGCGCTTCCGCAATCGCTGCCAGCGGAATGCCCATGCGCTGCGCCACCTTGATCACCGCGACGCGGCGCAGCACCGAACGGGGATAGCGCCGCTGGTTGCCGGCGTTGCGCGTGCTCTGTATCAGGCCGCGGCTTTCATAGAAGTGCAGTGTCGATACGGCGACGCCGCTGCGCGCGGCGACTTCGCCGACCGACAGGCTGGCCGTGGCGGACTTGTTGCCCTTGCCGAGTTCGGACATTCGATCTCCGGGTGTTGACCTCAACCTTGCTTGAGGTCCGATGCTACGCGTCCTTTCATCGAATGGAGCACACCATGTCTTCCTCTTCCATCGCCGCCCCGAACGACGGGCGTACCCGCTTCATCCAGCCGCAGGACCTCTACGACGCGACTGTCAACGGCTACTCGCACGTGGTGATCGCCGAAGCACCGGCGCGCCATATATATATTGCGGGGCAGGGCGGAGAGAATGCGCGCGGCGAACTGTCGGCGGACTTCGCGCAGCAGGTCGCGCAGGCGCTGCGCAATCTCGCCACCGCGCTGGCGGCCGCGCAGGCGAAGCCGTCGGACGTGGTCAAGCTCACTGTGCTGGTGGTCGATCACACGCAGGAGCGGCTTGGCGTGTTCGTGCAGGCGCTGCGCGCGATGTGGGGCGCGATGCCTCCGCCCGCCTGCACGCTGATACCGGTGCCGCGGCTAGCGCTCGACGGCATGCTGTTCGAGATAGAGGCGACGGCGGTCATTTTCGGCTGAGTTGCCCATCGACCCGTATCGCCGCGCGGCGGACGACTTCACCTTCCGGAACCAGGATTCCATGCATCGATCGATCGCTTCTTCGCAGTCCGCAGCACGCGACAACTTGTCGTCACCGGTGCTGCTGCTGATGGCCGTGGCCGCCGGCCTATGTGCCGGCGGGAACTACTTCAACCAGCCATTGCTGCCGGCCATCGCGCGCGACCTGCAGGCGAACGATGCGTCTGTGGCATTCACCGTGACCATCGCACAGGTCGCCTACGCCTGCGGACTGCTGCTGCTCGTGCCGCTGGGTGACATGCTGGAGCGGCGCGCGTTGGCGGTGGGGTTGATGCTGCTGGCTGCACTGGGCCAGTTCATCAGCGGCTTCGCCGATTCGCTTTCGATGCTGTCGACGGGTATCGCGGTGGCCGGTCTGTTCTCGGTGGCGGCACAGATACTGGTGCCGATGGCGGCGACGCTGGCCGAGCCGCAGCGCAGGGGGCAGGCGGTCGGTGTCGTCATGAGCGGTCTGCTGACCGGCATTCTTGCAGCGCGCAGCGTGGCCGGATTGCTCGCGCCGCTCGGCGGCTGGTCGACCGTGTACCGGGTCGCCGGCCTCGCCATGCTCGTCGTTGCCTTGCTGCTGTGGCGCGTGCTGCCGCAGTCGCGCAATCCGTCGCCGCGACCCTACCTGCAGACGCTGGTATCGCTCGGCACGCTGTTCCGCAACTTGCCGCGTCTGCGCAGTCGTGCGCTGCTCGGGGCGCTGTCCTTCGCCTCGGTCAGTGTGCTGTTCTCGACGATGGCGCTGTTGCTGGCTGGGCCGGGCCACGGCATGGACGAGGTGTCCATCGGCCTGGTCGGACTGGCCGGCGCGGCCGGCGCGCTGATGGCCAACGTCGTCGGCCGCGTCGCGGACCGTGGCGGCGCGATGCGTGCAAGCACGATCGCGGTGCTGCTGCTGATCGCGAGCTGGGCGGCGCTGCTGTGGGGCGCGGACAGCCTGCTCTGGTTCCTCGGCGGTTTCGTCGTGATCGACATCGCCCTGCAGGGCGTGCATATCAGCAACCAGCACATCGTGTTCCGGCTCGCACCGGAGGCACGGGCGCGACTCAACGCCGTGTACATGACCTGCTATTTCGCCGGCGCCGCAAGCGGCTCGGCGCTCGGCTCGTTCGCCTGGCAACACGGCGGCTGGCCGGCCACCTGCGCGGTCGGCGGCGTGCTCGGCCTGCTCACCGCCGGCGCGCTCGCGCACGACAGGCGCCTTGCGCGGCGAGGCTGACCGGCCGCCGCTTTGTTTGATGTACTGTATATGGATACAGCTATCGAAAGTGTTCCGCCGTGTCCGAATCCAGCACCGCCAATCGCCCCGATTACCTCTCCACTCTGAACGACGCGCAACGCGAAGCCGCCACCTTCGGCGTTGTGCCCGACGCCCTTGCCGGGCCGCTGCTGGTGATTGCCGGCGCCGGTACCGGCAAGACGAATACGCTGGCGCATCGCGTTGCTCACCTGCTGGTCAATGGTGCGCAGCCGGAGTCCATCATGCTGCTCACTTTCTCGCGGCGCGCGGCCGACGAAATGACGAGCAGGGTGCAGCGCATCGTCGCGCAGGTGTCGCCGCGATTTGCCACACTGGCCAGTGCCGGCTTCCCGTGGTCGGGCACCTTCCACGGTGTCGGCGCGCGACTGCTGCGCGAGTACGCCGGCCGCATCGGGCTCGATCCGGCTTTCACCATCCACGACCGCGAAGACTCTGCAGATCTGATGAATCTGGTGCGGCACGATATCGGCCTGTCCAGCAAGGCGAAGCGTTTTCCGCTGAAGGGCACCTGCCTCGCGATCTATTCGGCGGCGGTGAACACGCAGTCGCCGCTGGCCGATGTGCTGCAGTCGTCCTTCCCGTGGTGCGCCGAGTGGGAGGCCGATCTGAAAATGCTCTTCCGCGCATATGTCGAGGCCAAGCAGGCGCAACAGGTGCTCGACTACGACGACCTGCTGCTGTACTGGGCGCAGATGGCGGCCGAGCCTGTCATCGCGCGCGAGCTCGGTGCGCGCTTCGCGCATGTGCTGGTCGACGAGTACCAGGACACCAACCGCCTGCAGTCGAGCATCCTGCTGTCCATCAAACCGGACGGCCGGGGCCTCACCGTGGTCGGTGACGACGCGCAGTCCATCTACAGCTTCCGCGGTGCGACGGTGCGCAACATCCTCGATTTCCCGCAGCAGTTCGACCCGCCGGCGCGGCGCATCACGCTGGAGCAGAACTACCGCTCGACACCGCCGCTGCTCGATGCCGCCAACGCGGTGATCGCCGAAGCGGACGAGCGCTTCGCCAAGCAGCTGTGGAGTGCACGCACCGGTGCGCAGAAGCCCTTGCTGGTGTCCGTGCGCGATGACGCCGGCCAGGCGGACTTCGTCGTCGCGCAGATACTCGCGCGGCGCGAGGGCGGCATGAAGCTGAAGTCACAGGCGGTGCTGTTCCGTACGTCCAGTCACAGCATGCGGCTGGAGATCGAACTGGCCCGACGGAACATTCCGTTCGTGAAGTTCGGCGGCCTGAAGTTTCTCGAAGCGGCGCACGTGAAGGATCTGCTGTCGGTGCTGCGCTGGGCGCAGAACCTGCGCGACCGCGTCGCCGGTTTCCGTGCGATCCAGTTGCTGGCCGGCGTCGGTCCAAAGACGGCTGCGCGCATCCTCGACAATATCCAGGCCGCACCGCCCGGTGCAGCGCTGCTAGCCGAGCAGCCGGTGCCCGAGGGCGTGCGCGCTGGCTGGTCCGAGTTCACTGTGCTGGTCGAAGCGGCCGGTGCCGAGCGCGCCGAGTGGCCGGCCAGTGCCGAACAGGTGGCGCGCTGGTACGAAGCGCAGATGGATCGTCTGTACGAGGATGCCGTCGTGCGCGCGGCCGACATCCAGCAACTCGCACGGCTGGCGTCGACCTACCCGAGTCGCGAACGCTTCCTGACCGAGCTCACGCTGGACCCTCCCGAAGTGACCAGCGACGAGCCGGGTGCGCCGCTGCTC encodes:
- a CDS encoding OmpA family protein, with protein sequence MKKTLILLTAGALVATGCANMTETQKRTTIGTGVGAAAGAALGSAVGGSGGATRSGALIGAAVGGIGTYIWSQKMEEQKRAMEQATAGTGVDVVQTADNQLKLEIPSDISFDVGRADIKPNFRPVLDRFAQTLNANPTTSVRIIGHTDSTGSDAVNDPLSVNRAASARNYLADRGVASSRIVIDGRGSHEPLADNGSEAGRAKNRRVEIFVGEPGK
- the soxR gene encoding redox-sensitive transcriptional activator SoxR, with product MSELGKGNKSATASLSVGEVAARSGVAVSTLHFYESRGLIQSTRNAGNQRRYPRSVLRRVAVIKVAQRMGIPLAAIAEALQALPNRRTPTVADWRRLSARWQQELDARIRTLTQLRDQLDGCIGCGCLSLKACPLRNAQDALAGEGAGPHFDEGR
- a CDS encoding RidA family protein, with product MSSSSIAAPNDGRTRFIQPQDLYDATVNGYSHVVIAEAPARHIYIAGQGGENARGELSADFAQQVAQALRNLATALAAAQAKPSDVVKLTVLVVDHTQERLGVFVQALRAMWGAMPPPACTLIPVPRLALDGMLFEIEATAVIFG
- a CDS encoding MFS transporter, translating into MSSPVLLLMAVAAGLCAGGNYFNQPLLPAIARDLQANDASVAFTVTIAQVAYACGLLLLVPLGDMLERRALAVGLMLLAALGQFISGFADSLSMLSTGIAVAGLFSVAAQILVPMAATLAEPQRRGQAVGVVMSGLLTGILAARSVAGLLAPLGGWSTVYRVAGLAMLVVALLLWRVLPQSRNPSPRPYLQTLVSLGTLFRNLPRLRSRALLGALSFASVSVLFSTMALLLAGPGHGMDEVSIGLVGLAGAAGALMANVVGRVADRGGAMRASTIAVLLLIASWAALLWGADSLLWFLGGFVVIDIALQGVHISNQHIVFRLAPEARARLNAVYMTCYFAGAASGSALGSFAWQHGGWPATCAVGGVLGLLTAGALAHDRRLARRG
- a CDS encoding ATP-dependent helicase: MSESSTANRPDYLSTLNDAQREAATFGVVPDALAGPLLVIAGAGTGKTNTLAHRVAHLLVNGAQPESIMLLTFSRRAADEMTSRVQRIVAQVSPRFATLASAGFPWSGTFHGVGARLLREYAGRIGLDPAFTIHDREDSADLMNLVRHDIGLSSKAKRFPLKGTCLAIYSAAVNTQSPLADVLQSSFPWCAEWEADLKMLFRAYVEAKQAQQVLDYDDLLLYWAQMAAEPVIARELGARFAHVLVDEYQDTNRLQSSILLSIKPDGRGLTVVGDDAQSIYSFRGATVRNILDFPQQFDPPARRITLEQNYRSTPPLLDAANAVIAEADERFAKQLWSARTGAQKPLLVSVRDDAGQADFVVAQILARREGGMKLKSQAVLFRTSSHSMRLEIELARRNIPFVKFGGLKFLEAAHVKDLLSVLRWAQNLRDRVAGFRAIQLLAGVGPKTAARILDNIQAAPPGAALLAEQPVPEGVRAGWSEFTVLVEAAGAERAEWPASAEQVARWYEAQMDRLYEDAVVRAADIQQLARLASTYPSRERFLTELTLDPPEVTSDEPGAPLLDEDYLILSTIHSAKGREWNAVSVLNAVDGGIPSEMSTGSQAEIEEERRLLYVAMTRAKEQLELVVPQRFYITGQASTGDRHVYAGRTRFVPNRLLSLFEQTSWPRVDMDGVPTMTVAEARVDIAAKMRAMWQ